GTCTGAATTATTGTACTACAAAATGTGTGTAGATAATGCAGATTATAGGCCTTGATGAGCATGCTACTTGCTTGCTTGGATTCTATGTGGTTTTTTAGTTCATTTGTGAGTGCAGAAAAGTTGAttggtttgaattatttttgttaaattgattttttttacagcCGCATGCcagagaatattttttgttgggttATGTATGAGGAATACATAGATATATTTGAATTTGCATTCCGATTGTTAGTTTTTGGGATGTGAGGGGGCGGTGGGGGGaggaaagaaaggaaaaataaattaggttaatcaagaaagaaaaagtattaaagagtgtgtgtgtgtttgtgagttgcgtgtgtgtgagtgtgagaAATGAAATCATAGCTAAAATCGAAATCCATTAATTTCTGTTAACTTTTCTGGCGATtacaaaacgaaaaacaacatacaaaacttgtttttagggaagtcaaataacaaaaaaaacaacaaaaaaacttgtCCAATTGTTTGCGCaacaaagaaagaaaaaaactgaataatcaactttaaatttaacagtttaCCGATTAATTTGAAGCTGTATATATATGCGAGTGTGTGATTGAATTGTTTACCCCTTTTAAAGTCAGCATTCCATCAACTTCCTCAACTTTTAGAGCTTCGGTTCGGTTGGGTTTTCATGTTTATTTCGTTTTCGCTTTATCATCTTCATTGAGAATGTCCGAGTTAGCTATTTATctagttttatatttgtataatatatATGCTGTGtggtttttgtataatttatatatatattatatgcaTTCAATAAATATGAACATGTTAAGTAAATAGCATTATAGTAAATAGTCAATATAGTTATTATCTCGTATAATAAACAatctttttataataaatattcaaaagttAACTAGAGATTTGTTGCATCTTTCTCTTCCTCTTTTTCATCATcggtgtgagtgagtgagtgtgtgggTGATGGGGCTACTTTAAGTGTGAGTTTTTAACAGGAGAAAACTAAACTAGTTGAAcgaacaaaaaactaaatgcaTTTTCAAAGTTGGAAAAACGAGGAAATCAACAAGATTTTCATTCTCCTCTTCTTCCTGCAAAGCATTTGCAATGAGTGTAAGTGTGAGTTGGAGtgttcctttctttttttattataattctcGTTTTTTTTGCTTCGCATTATAACAATAATCAATAAAATttcatgttttctttttttgcaattaCTTTTCTTgtagttttgtgtttttttcttctctttactccttctccttctcatttttatttttaatttaatatattttcaattagcAATTTGTTGTTTACAAGTACTAAATATTCTGGTAGCTATAACTTGAGtttcatgtgtgtgtgtgtatataggGATAGACTCTGGGGACTTGAGACTCTCGTTCTTACTAACCATACATGTTTTTCTCTATATATATTAGCTATAATTGGTGTAATCGAGCCCTAATTTCgtgtgcttttttttttttgttatcgGGGGTTCACTGGTTGCGGTCTCTTACAGTTTAAGTTTCGATTTTGTCTTCTGCAATTTCTCTGGGTGGGTTGCGCAACATCCTATATAAGGTCGGGTCTTGACAATGAGATTATGTGTGAGTGTAAGTTGAGTGTATGTAGTGTAGTGTAGTTTGTAAGTAATTGCATTCGAGATTTACATGAAATAACTGCTAACATATGAGGCCGCTAAGATGCCCAGCACAGTGAGGCAGATCAGTATCATGATCTTCTTTCGTCGGGCTTTACTCTGGTACTTGAGCGCCTTCTTGGTGTCCTGAGTTGCCGTCTGCACATAGTCCATAGCGTGCTCCACATGGTACTCAATGCGATCGATCATCTCGCCCTGCGACTCCACCAGCATGGCCATGTCCATGAACATGTCGTGCAGCTCCTTGATCGAAGTCTCCAGCTTCATGATGTCCTGATGCCGGGCCTCGATGTCCGCCAGCGTCTGTTTGGCCTGCTGTGTCTCCATGATGATGCCCTGCGTGAATACGGACGAGTTGCCCTCCTCCAGCATCTTCTCCAGCTCATCATCGTTGGTTGGCCGCCCAGTGATCTCCAGCTGACGCTGTATCCTTCCCTTGCAACGCTCCCGATAATCGGTCTGCGTGCGATTGTATTCGGTCATCACCTCGACGAATTTCCGGGACAATGTCGAGTGCTGGGTCTTTCGGATCCTCAGATCCGCCGATGACTTgttctgctgctcctcctgttCGATATTCTGCTCGATGCCCTTGAGTTTGCCCCTTACGCGATTGGCATTCTTCTTGATATCGGCCATCAGATCCTCGAGCTCCTGCTTGGTCTTCTCGTCCGTTTGCGGGGCGGACAGGATGGCCGAGTGCTTCTTCTTGACCTCCTCCACGTTGTCCTGCACCTTGTCGATCATGCCGCGAATCTCCTCCACCTGGGCGAAGAAGTCGTCCATGTAGGAATCATGGCCATCCACATTGACGGCCACCTCcgtctcctcctcgtcgtcggaTTGGGCGGCATGGAGAGCGGCTAATCTGTCTTTAGTCATCTTTGTTGTAGGGGGGTTTTTTAAGGGGTTTTTGAAGGGGTTTTCTATgggattttattgtttatagtttttttttttacttcgtTTTTGAAGGTTTGGTTTCCGTAAGCTTTACGTAAGCTTTCGTTGCGCGGTTTTCGCAGATTGCGTTTTTGCGATTAGCAGTTAAACGTtaaacacgcacacacataaaCCACACGTGTAAACGCGCGCGCggagtttttcctttttgcagcttttttgctttgctttttaaCTTGTTTGCACGTTTTTCCCACTTTTGCAAGAGAGAccttttattgattttccgCTTTTGGCTGGCAGCTCTCTCTTTTCGGTTTACTTTTAGTGTATAATTTTAACTTAACTGGCACTTTGGCTGGCGTTTTTTGGTTAATAATAttatgttgttttatttttttgctttttgagtGTGTGGTGTGGTGTTATTTCGCTCAACGGGGAGAGTGGAAAGAATGAGAGAGGCAAAGAGAGCGCGTGTTGCGGGCGgcggcagcgacgtcgactGCGGCAGAGCACCTCTTCAATGCCAGCAGCTAAAAAGCTAAAGCTGCTGCTgaattaattctttttttttgttatttctgACTCActggtttttttaataaaaatacaacgtccatataattttaatctttgccgcttgttgtatttgtttgtttcactTTCGCACTGGCGCACGGCACACACACggacgcacacacacgcacacgctGGGGCGATAAACGATTTTCGGCAGTGGGAGAGGCTACCGAAAATCTCTTAAAATGggcaaaaaaatcgatttctgCGCAAAGCTCCAATTCTGCcgtctgcttttgctgctgcttcttcgtctttctctgcttctgcttcagcttcttcttcttgttcgCGGGGGGTGTTACGGTGGGCGTTATTTCTCTCCTTTTCGCTTgcgttttattttcgtttgttgcGTACGCGTCGTCGGCGGCGATtcacagtgtgtgtgtgtgttggagAGGGACGCACGACCACTTTCTCGCTCTAGCACACTGGCTGTCTGGGCTGGCACACgatttgttgttgtcgccTATTGTTTCACCCGCACATTCTCCGTATTTTTCTGAAGCCAATGTGTGGGCAAtatttttgctaattttttcgcgaaaaACAGGAAATTATTTCGCGATCTTTCCCGGCGGCTGaaggtttttgtgtttttgaatGCGAGCGAAACGAACGCAGCACCTCGCGCGGGCAAACAATTTTCGAGTATGACCGCAGAGCGACCGTCGGTGTAATACCTTCCGGCTCGCtcaaaaaaactcaaaaatatacTAAGTGTGTAGAAAAAAATACCGTACATATTGGAAATTCCATGAGTTAGCAAAGTTCTTTACCAGTCCAATTCAGCAAGAGAACTGATTGGAAGCCTTTGATGttcatgtttatttttagctaCTTTCAAATCTATtagtttaatgttttataattataagttagtaatgttttttattgtgtAAATTGTTCTTATAGAAAAgcagtaattattttttaaagtgcatGAGATATTAGTCAGTACTGAGCGGAGACTCAAACCAGTTCAGCCCTCGCGATTCCAATTGGAAGAGCTCTCACTTTCTCTCTCTTAACATCTCTTGATTTGCTGAACAAGTGTTTATGTGGGTGTATTAGCATGTGGAACGTGTGAAGAGAGCGCGGGCGCTGCTACACTCTATTTGTGTGGTATATGTTAtaaattggtattttaaattatcaaaACGGAGCAGGATATTATTTAGTATCCTtacattcatttttaaaaaatatgcctgaaatattccttttttttggtttgcacATTTCCTAATATTTCTAAAGTCTgcgcattaaaaatatattaggtTCTTTATGTAATCAAGCTGTATTGTTTAGACCTTTCACCTtcattttaactattacaattttgtaaataattataattgcaaGTGGTtgtgctttttgttttctctttTGCTCGGCATTTTCGTGTTTTCACTTTTGCTGTCAATTACCGCAGAAATGACCCGAAAACGCCTGACGAAATGTGCTAAAAATGCCGGCACATTGCATCCATTACGTCAGCCCCcatcaacagcaacaacaatcagCACGGGTTTGTTTGTGGATCCCATTCGAACTGGGAAACGTCATGCGCGAGAGTATTTATGAATGAAACGCAACGCGACCGGCACTTTTGTTTAAGCGAATCGCGAGCTGAAAGGAACTTGCAAATAGGCCGCTAAATGCAA
This portion of the Drosophila takahashii strain IR98-3 E-12201 chromosome 3R, DtakHiC1v2, whole genome shotgun sequence genome encodes:
- the Syx1A gene encoding syntaxin-1A, with translation MTKDRLAALHAAQSDDEEETEVAVNVDGHDSYMDDFFAQVEEIRGMIDKVQDNVEEVKKKHSAILSAPQTDEKTKQELEDLMADIKKNANRVRGKLKGIEQNIEQEEQQNKSSADLRIRKTQHSTLSRKFVEVMTEYNRTQTDYRERCKGRIQRQLEITGRPTNDDELEKMLEEGNSSVFTQGIIMETQQAKQTLADIEARHQDIMKLETSIKELHDMFMDMAMLVESQGEMIDRIEYHVEHAMDYVQTATQDTKKALKYQSKARRKKIMILICLTVLGILAASYVSSYFIIQASK